The region tgttgtccgGCTGTTGCTTGCGGTGGATGGCATTGATGTCCATGCCAGGGATAAAGAGGGTGAGACTGCGCTGATGGCAGCAGAGTCGAGGGGACATGAAGAGGTTGTCAAACTACTGAATGGAATATAGAACAGAGCAAATGAATAAGCTTCATAACCGTATATCATTGTTACTCAACTGCCAGTTAGGGCTCAAGACTGACCCAATTATTCACTCACTTCGTTAAGAGAAGAACTGGTTCTGAGGCCGCGGCAGTCCCAGATGCTCTCTCAGCGTCGAGCCCGTATAGTCCTGTCGGAAGATGCCTCTACGCTGCAGCTCCGGCACCAAACGCTGCGTCACATCGTCCAGTCCCTGCGGCAGGAATGGAAAGACGACCGTGAAGCCATCCGAGCCCTCTTCGCGCAGCCAAAcctccatctcatccgcaATCGTCTGCGGAGTCCCAACAAACGCAAGCCCCGAATACCCTCCCAGCCTCTGTGCCAGCTGCCGCACCGTCAACTTctgctcctccgccagcttcaCCACCCCAGCACGACTCGTATGGCTCGCATTCGTCTCCGGCAGTTCCTTTGGCAGAGGCCCGTCCGGGTCGAATCCAGAGGCATCAGTCCCCAGCGCAATCGACAACGTCGCAATCCCACTCTCATAATGCGCCAGAGCATCCAATTCCAGCCTCTTCGCCtgcgcctcctccaccgagtccccaacaacaatcagCGCCgccggcagcagcttcaAATGATCTTTGTCTCTCCCCGCAGCCTCCGCCCGCCCCTTAATATCCCTATACAACTCCTTTcccccctccaaacccttcGGCGAACAAaacaccacctccgccgTCTCCGCCGCCAACTGCCTCCCGGGCTCACTCTGTCCAGCCTGCACAATCACCGGCCACCCCTGCACCGGCCTCGCAACATTCAACGGTCCCCTcaccttcaactcctccccCTCATGATCAAGAACATGCATCTTCCCAGGGTCAAAAAAGATCCCACTCTCCCGATCCCTCACAAACGCATCATCCGCAAAACTATCCCACAGCCCCGTCACAACATCATAGAACTCCCGCGCGCGCTTATACCGATCCCCATGCTGGAGATGCTCATCGCGTCCGAAATTCTTCGCTGTCTCAGGATTCCCCGTCGTGACGATATTCCACGCCGCACGCCCATTACTCAGATGATCGAGCGACGCGAACCGGCGCGCGATATGGAACGGCTCATCGTACGTCGTTGACGCTGTTGCTGCTAATCCGATCTTCTCTGTTACCACGGACAACGCGGAGAGCAGCGTGAAGGGCTCGAACGAGGTGACTGTgtggctgcggcggagggCTTCGATGGGCATGTTCAGCACGGCGAGGTGGTCGGCCATGAAGAAGGCGTCGAATTTGGCGGCCTCGAGCTTCTGGATGAAGGACTTGAGGTGGGATAGGTTGAAGTTGGCGTCCGGGTAGGAGCCGGGATATCGCCAGGCGCCGGAGTGCAGGCTTACGGGGCGCATGAAGGCTGTTAGGTGGAGGTGTTTGTCTGGCATTTTGAATAGATTTACTAGAATTGATAAGTGGTGTCAATATTTGGTTATAGGAGGGGGTTTGTTTAAAGTATAAGTAGTTAGTTAACATGGGATTACAAATGGCAATGGCGTAATATGCGCTGGGATCGCGACATGAGGGGTGATCATTAATCAATGCTTATCTTGTGGTCGGAGCCGGAtgtatattaatattatatatcatTGGTAAGCGATTTGAATTCTAGAAGATACATACTATAGTACAAGGTCTACTAAGATGGTGAACAGTGGAGTTACATACTTGAAGCAACAATAGAAGTATCACGCAGGatatttctataattctACACCGAAGCGGTTCTCTGAGGAGCCGAAGTAAAATAAATGAAGTGTAACAATCAGTTGAGAGCTATATTCATACAGACATAAAACCAAACACCCCcaatgcagatgcagatgcagatgcaatACAAAACCAGATGCAAGTCTATCTACAAATCATATCATATATACATTACAAtacctccttctcatccccCAAATTCTCAGCAAGCTTCGACCTCGCGCGAATCTTCGGGCCCCACTTAACGAAAGCAAACGGAATCATAGCGAGGACCGTCGCCGCAATCGCCAAAATCAACCCGGCATACTGACTGCCCACGTTATGGAAGAACTGCGACGCAAAGAGCGGCGAGACAGCGCCCAGCGTGTTTCGCATCAATCCCTGGCCCGCAATCGCAGACGAGGAGCTGTCGCCATAGCAGTCGGATGTAAAGGAGTATGTCGACTCGAAGATGTAGAAGATGCCGATGGCGATCGGGGCTAGTGCAATCGCGGGACCGGACCAGTGCAGGTAGCCGTACTGCGTGAAGGAGTAGATGAACAGGCCGACGGGGAGCCAGACAGCGCCGAACATTGCGCCGTAGAGGCGGGACTCGGGGGCGACGGGGCGGCCCTGTTGCGCTGCGGACAAGGCCTTGTAtttgcggatttggatgaaGTTTGTTGCGAAGCCGATTGTTGTGCCGATGCAGAGGGAGATGTAGGGCAGGCCTGCGACGCCTTCGCCCCAGCCACGCTTTTCGGAAAAGGTGATGGGGatgacggagaggaagaggaaggtcaCGAACCAGGCGAAGCCGATCCAGAggccgaaggcgaagacggcCGGCTCGGTGGCGAGCATGTGCACTGCTTTGATGGAGGAGTTGTGGAGAGCGTGTTTGAGGGTTGGGGCTTCGAGTTCGGATTTGCTCTTGTAGCGCGCGTCGGAGGTTTGGTCGCGGAGGAGCTTTGCGCGTTTTTGCATGATTGCGCCGCCGCGGGTttcttggaggaagagggcgacGCAGAGGATGAGTGGGATGTTGGCTAGACCCTGGATTCCTtcgatccagcgccagccgatGGCTTGGTCGATGAAGCCGGCGTAGATCGGGGCGCCGACGGTGCCGAGGATGGCGACGTAGGTGAAGGACGCCATGGGGACGGCACGCGTGTCGGGCGTGTACATGTCGCTGAAGGTGCCGCCGACGAGGATAGTACCGACGGAACCAAAGAGACCGAGAAGGGCGCGGCAGACGAGGATTGTCCCGATATTCTTGCCTAGGGCGAGACCAACGAACATGATAGAGAACAGGATGAAGGCGCCAACATAGATGACTCGTCGTCCAACCAACTCACAGAACGGAGCGAGGAAGAGCGGAGCCAGAGCACAGAcaaagttgaagaagaacaaaccCAGCTGGCCCATTGTGTTCGACACGCCGAACTCCGCTGTCATGCTGTCGATACCGGAACTGTAGGCCGTTGTAGCGAGACCAACAAACAGCGTCATCATACAGAGAAGGACCGAGATGAACGCCTTCTTGGCCAGAGGCCAGTTGAATGGGTTCTCAGGGTCACCCTCGAGGAAGGTCAACTCGAGCACATCCTCGTTGGTCTTCTCCATATGCCGGGGCTCAATGGCAGTCGGCGGGAAGTCAAAGTCGACTTCTTCAGCCTCTCCCCGACCAGAGGTGTGTGTGGCCAGCTTCTCTGTTTCCTCACGGTACTTGCCTCCTACAACCCATGACTTGGTCCTCTCATCTTGGGTAGCGTTTCTACCGTCGTTCAAGTCGTTCAAGCCCTTGCCGGACAATTGTTGGGAGGGTTTTGACATGTTTGGGGAGCGTTGGAGAATGGGGAAGCATGTATGGAGGTGGGAAGCCGGGGTTCTTAAAACACCAACTCACGTTACTGCGTCAGAAAATTTCTTATGTCGGGGCAAGAATCGCGAGACTGTGACGACAGCAAAGTCAAAGTATGTCACCGGTGGAGATCCCGGGCATGGGTTGAGACTTGAAAGCGAGCATCGGGATGCCGAGTCGGCCCACAGTCTCTGAACAAGCCGATATTATACGGCCTCAACCACGGCATAGCCGGTTTCTCCGTCATTGTTCCGACCGAGAGGGGCCGCAGTTTTTCCTTGATTGGACACAACCACGACCACGTTAGTCGAACCGGCCGGGGAAACATCGGTGATGACTGGGCCGGCAACTGATCGGAGGGTGTGACCCACTGTTTGAAAATTGGCTCAACGAAACATGGAACTGTTGTTGGAAGCTCCGGGTGCCGATGGCGAGAGTTCCAGTTTGCAAGTGTGGTTGATGTTTGTGAATGGTCAACAATCACAGCTGTTCCTGGCCCCGAGGCGCGCTTGCCACATTATTCGAGAATCCATTGTTAGCCTTATGTTGATCTTATCGTGCTCTTTACTGAACTCGGTCACGAGCCGGTGAGATAGAATGGTAAAGACTCGGCAGTCTTCCTCTGTTCGCTCAGACGCTCACTCTGGGGACCGACACGCGGGGAAAATAAAGCAAACCAGATTCTAAATACCCAGTTAGGTAGGAAAGACAAAGTCTGTATTGGCTATTTTACAGGCTCTGAAACAGAAAATCATCAACCGCGGGACACCCACTACCTGGCTTCTAATAGCCAAGATGCTGGGCTCGGGACTTGATGTGCCGGCCGGAACGAAACGGAGATAGTGCATGGACCGTGCCACGAAGCAGGGCATACATCGTGTCGGCCGAAACCGTATAGCTAGGGCGTCATGTGGGAGCATTGTCCAATATCGACCGGGACAGTAAAAGACTATGGTACCAGTGTAGGATGGCCTGAAGCGGACTCGATCTGGACGGTGGCATGTCAGTGCAGAACAGCCGTTCTCGCGCTTTTAATTTGGCGCGACACATACCCTGGATATGGACGACAAGTAGGACGGTTTCTGTTCGCCTTGATTTCCCTCGGAGCTTCGATTAGCAGATCTCAAATTTGCGCCAATCGTCTGCCCCGATCCAAGGCAGTCGGCTCCCTTGCAACAACCCATAATGTAAAACATGTCACCCGAGGGTTCCGCAAGAAGCCCTCCATGCATCTCAATCAATTTCCGGGCCGGTGAGGTTTCCACCTTTTGGTGAGCTCGgtttctattattattattgtcagCACGTCCTTGTTGAAGTGGGTGAAAGTAATACCAGCCCCAAATATCAGCAGATGTGGAGTTTTCGATACCCTGAAATGTTATAAGTATTGATGGCCCAATCTGGGAGTTTCCAAATCCAAATTAGCCTGACAGCTGACGCTGTGGTGGGATAACATTATAATTCCGTATTGTAGGCGTAGATGGTCTCAGACAGAGCCAGGAGTTGGTCCCCAGTTCAGTAACAACAGCTCCGTGTCATCGCTTCTAATGAATGGGAGGACCGATACATGATTATATTGGCTTATCAGAGGGTAGAATGTATTTGAGAGCGACTTGCAAATCTTTGCGAGGTCTTCCGGGCGCTTAAGTCGGGACTGCTATTGACCAGCCGGCATCATCGAGAAGTCCGTAGTGCCCATGATTGCAGCTAAAAAATTGAAAACCTGATAATTGATGGAGCAGAACGAGCTGAGGAAATGATTATTATGATGGGGAGGGTGTTGTTAGGGAGAAAGAGACTGCCGGCCGGGGTGAAGCCAAAGTAACACATCAGGATCATGCGGGCACTGGAGTCCACTCCAGAAAACAGCCTACGATCTTACTAGACAATTTGCTTCACTGAAGACATTAATTCCTCATAACACATTAAATTGATGCTTGAATCCAGTTAGCTGACTAGAAACGCATAACTGCCATTTTCGGGTACCGTCACAATGATCCACCTAGTCCTAGAGGACATCAAATATCCACGAGCCCATCATTAAAAGAAGCCATCCCACCATAGAAACCATTCCCGCTATAATCCACGTTTCACTGTAGAAACATAGCTCAGCCTCACGAGAACGAATGAATGAAAGTAAAATTCGGATCGCCCTGAGGCAGCCTCAACCAAACTGCATACGGCATCGCAACAAGAAGCATACTGCCAGCCGAAGCCGGCTTAAACATGGTAGTGAGACGGATGTCGTTGTTTGCGACGGCTCTCGCAACCCACTGGTTCCAGATATCCATATCGGGGGcgttgtcgaggatgttgatgttcaCGAGGGCCTGGCTGAACTGGGTTCCCGGTGCGTTGGTCTGAGTTTGGGCCTGAGTCTGGATCTGAGCCTGGATCCGAGGGACGTTCAGGGCGCGGGTCGGGGGCAGGGATTCCTGGTATGTCTTGTAGGCGGCATCGAGGAGGTCGACTAGGTCTTGGAGTGTTTTGTCTGGGATGTTCTGGGGGGTGTTTTGAGGCTGAGCCGGTGAGACTTGGAGGTCAGGATTGGTCATTGTGATCTAGACTCAGGAATGGGTCAGAATGTTTGAGCGGATAAGCTAGAAGAATACCTGCCTGCTGTCCACGTGGGATTGTTGCTTGAAAGATTGTAGAGTTGAAAGGAGTCAAGAGGGTGTGTTGtgtttatatattattcacTTAGTCGTTCACAGTACGACGTCGCAGACACTTCTTCATATTGTATCTTCATATACGCTTGTACAGGATATAATGGGATTGGCCAGCTCTTTATTCACAGTCACATATATTCACTGCTAAATAACAGTTTGTTGGTATTTATCCACCATCTCGCACTGGAGAACAAAACCAAAGACACCACATTCATTTACAAGTCCACCACAATGCCATCAATTCCAGACCTCCCACACCTCCCCCAaaacctcatcctcgtcatcgccgaAAAACTCAACTTCAAAGACACAAACACCCTAGCACGGACATGCAGCGCCCTATACGCCCTCCTAAACCGCTACCTCTACCACCGCAGCACCAAGATCCCAGGCCAAAGGTCCGCAGTCCTCTGGTGGGCGTGCAAACACATCCAACCAAAAACCGCACGCCATGCTCTCCGCGCCGGGGCCGACATCAACGCCTTCGACACGTCCTACTCGCCCTCTTGTGCCCCGCTGAATAGAGCGCTGGAGTGGATCACACCGGTCTCGAAAGACCTGCTAAAGCGTGTCTCTCTAAAATCCATacccgaggaagaaaagaaacgagTCATGGATGACCTCAAAGTCAGATGGCACATGCTCCTGGCGGTCCTGATGAACCACGGCGCGAACCTTAACACCAGAGGAACGGACGGGTTAAGGCCCCTGCATAAAGCGGTTTCAGTACCAAACGGGATAAATATTATCAAGGGCTTGATATCCCGTGGTGCTACTGTCAATGACCCCGGC is a window of Aspergillus puulaauensis MK2 DNA, chromosome 4, nearly complete sequence DNA encoding:
- a CDS encoding LLM class flavin-dependent oxidoreductase (COG:S;~EggNog:ENOG410PGFM;~InterPro:IPR011251,IPR016215,IPR036661;~PFAM:PF00296;~go_function: GO:0004497 - monooxygenase activity [Evidence IEA];~go_function: GO:0016705 - oxidoreductase activity, acting on paired donors, with incorporation or reduction of molecular oxygen [Evidence IEA];~go_process: GO:0055114 - oxidation-reduction process [Evidence IEA]); its protein translation is MPDKHLHLTAFMRPVSLHSGAWRYPGSYPDANFNLSHLKSFIQKLEAAKFDAFFMADHLAVLNMPIEALRRSHTVTSFEPFTLLSALSVVTEKIGLAATASTTYDEPFHIARRFASLDHLSNGRAAWNIVTTGNPETAKNFGRDEHLQHGDRYKRAREFYDVVTGLWDSFADDAFVRDRESGIFFDPGKMHVLDHEGEELKVRGPLNVARPVQGWPVIVQAGQSEPGRQLAAETAEVVFCSPKGLEGGKELYRDIKGRAEAAGRDKDHLKLLPAALIVVGDSVEEAQAKRLELDALAHYESGIATLSIALGTDASGFDPDGPLPKELPETNASHTSRAGVVKLAEEQKLTVRQLAQRLGGYSGLAFVGTPQTIADEMEVWLREEGSDGFTVVFPFLPQGLDDVTQRLVPELQRRGIFRQDYTGSTLREHLGLPRPQNQFFS
- a CDS encoding MFS transporter (COG:U;~EggNog:ENOG410QDYE;~InterPro:IPR020846,IPR011701,IPR036259;~PFAM:PF07690;~TransMembrane:12 (i100-120o140-160i167-185o191-212i224-247o259-276i332-358o370-391i412-431o437-457i481-499o505-525i);~go_function: GO:0022857 - transmembrane transporter activity [Evidence IEA];~go_process: GO:0055085 - transmembrane transport [Evidence IEA]) → MSKPSQQLSGKGLNDLNDGRNATQDERTKSWVVGGKYREETEKLATHTSGRGEAEEVDFDFPPTAIEPRHMEKTNEDVLELTFLEGDPENPFNWPLAKKAFISVLLCMMTLFVGLATTAYSSGIDSMTAEFGVSNTMGQLGLFFFNFVCALAPLFLAPFCELVGRRVIYVGAFILFSIMFVGLALGKNIGTILVCRALLGLFGSVGTILVGGTFSDMYTPDTRAVPMASFTYVAILGTVGAPIYAGFIDQAIGWRWIEGIQGLANIPLILCVALFLQETRGGAIMQKRAKLLRDQTSDARYKSKSELEAPTLKHALHNSSIKAVHMLATEPAVFAFGLWIGFAWFVTFLFLSVIPITFSEKRGWGEGVAGLPYISLCIGTTIGFATNFIQIRKYKALSAAQQGRPVAPESRLYGAMFGAVWLPVGLFIYSFTQYGYLHWSGPAIALAPIAIGIFYIFESTYSFTSDCYGDSSSSAIAGQGLMRNTLGAVSPLFASQFFHNVGSQYAGLILAIAATVLAMIPFAFVKWGPKIRARSKLAENLGDEKEVL
- a CDS encoding ankyrin repeat domain-containing protein (COG:M;~EggNog:ENOG410QEAJ;~InterPro:IPR002110,IPR020683,IPR036770;~PFAM:PF13857,PF12796,PF00023,PF13637,PF13606;~go_function: GO:0005515 - protein binding [Evidence IEA]); this translates as MPSIPDLPHLPQNLILVIAEKLNFKDTNTLARTCSALYALLNRYLYHRSTKIPGQRSAVLWWACKHIQPKTARHALRAGADINAFDTSYSPSCAPLNRALEWITPVSKDLLKRVSLKSIPEEEKKRVMDDLKVRWHMLLAVLMNHGANLNTRGTDGLRPLHKAVSVPNGINIIKGLISRGATVNDPGDFATPLHAAAWAGKIEIIELLIKEGSNLKARTKHTGETALHSAARAGRIEAMKVLLELGAEVDAGDFGKSTPLDYALKYGAGLAKRPIIGFLTGKGADVLAANISALKKVLLDEYFMEAVECWTSCGTEISVEEDRILIDLEQWCERPHTIKCVMAKARSADSGDSNDEVMLNV